In Microplitis mediator isolate UGA2020A chromosome 9, iyMicMedi2.1, whole genome shotgun sequence, the DNA window TTTGCAAGCTGGCATCATCACCAAGGATCAGAATCCCATTTGTCCAGTTGACAGTTGCGGTAAATTTACTGAACAAGTAAAAGACTTTAGCGGGATGTATGTAAAAGATGCAGATAAAGAAATTATCAAGGTTCTGCTGGCTAATGGCAAGTGCCTCAAGTACGCGGGATGCAGTCACAGTTATCCGTACTGCTGGAGATCAGACACTCCGCTGATCTACAAAGCCGTGCCCTCCTGGTTCATCAGAGTCGAGAGCATCAAGGACAAGTTGCTGTCAACGACAGCCGAGACTTACTGGGTGCCGGATTATGTAAAGGACAAACGTTTTGGAAACTGGTTACGCGACGCACGTGACTGGGCTGTCAGTCGCAATCGTTACTGGGGCAATCCGATGCCTCTTTGGATCTCTGATGACAAGAAGGAGGTTGTCTGCGTGGGAAGCATCGCCGAGCTCGAGGAATTGACTGGTACCAAAGTGACGGACATCCATCGCGAAAGTATTGACCACTTGACAATTCCATCAAGACGTGGCCCAAACTTCGGAGTCCTCAAACGTATTCCCGAAATATTCGACTGCTGGTTCGAATCGGGGTCGATGCCGTACGCCCAGATGCACTATCCGTTTGATAGAGTCAAAGATTTCGAAGAAAGTTTCCCAGCAGATTTCATTGCCGAGGGTATTGATCAAACCCGCGGGTGGTTCTACACACTCTTGGTCATCTCTACAGCTCTGTTTGATAAGCCGCCGTTCAAAAATCTCGTCTGCAATGGATTAGTCCTGGCAGCTGACGGACAAAAAATGTCCAagagtaagaaaaattatcctGACCCCATGGAAATTATCAACCGTTTCGGTGCCGATGCGCTGAGattatatttgataaactCCCCGGTCGTAAGAGCAGAAAATTTACGTTTCAAGGAGGAAGGAGTTCGCGATGTCATCAAAGACGTTTTTCTCCCCTGGTTCAATGCCTTCCGGTTTCTAAATCAAAATATCGAGCGATTTGAGACTGAAGAAAAGTGTAAATTTGTCTTCCATGATGACGAGATGATCAAGGTCTCGGATAACATCATGGACAAGTGGATTCTGTCGTTCACTCAGACGCTGCTGAAGCTCCTGAAAGAAGAGATGAAGGCTTACAAGCTGTACAACGTTGTCCCGAAGCTGGTTAAGTACATCGACAATCTGACCAACTGGTACGTGCGCATGAACCGGAAACGTATCAAGGGCGATGGCGGAACCAAAGACTGCGAGCATGCTTTGAACACACTTTTCTACGTGATCTACACGATGGTGCGTATCAACGCTCCATTCACGCCGTTCCTCAGTGAATTTATGTATCAGCGACTGCTGCCCTGGTTGCCCAAGACGAAGAACAACGAGAGTGTGCACTACCAAATGATTCCAGCCCCGCGAGAACAATTGATCAATGAGGAAATAGAACGTGCTGTCTATCACATGCAAACTGTTATTGATCTCGGTCGCATTGTACGTGATCGCAAGACCATTCCAGTAAAGTATCCACTGCCAGAGGTAGTCATCATTCATCAGGATCCGCGGATTCTCGAGGAAATAGTTCGGCTCAAGTCGTACATCCTGGAAGAGCTCAATGTCAAGGAGATGACTGTGACGACGGACAAACAAAAGTACGGAGTCGTCTTGCGTGCTGAGCCGGACCACAAGACTCTGGGAGTCAGACTACGAGGGGAATTCAAAGCTATGATTAAAGCCATCAAAGAACTTACTGATGATCAGCTGCAAGAGTTTCTGGTGAAGAAAGAGATCGTTGTAAACCAGCATGTACTTGAAGAGGAAGACTTGAGGCTGATGTTCAGTTTCTCTGGACCGACTGCCGATCAACTGTCCCAGAGGTACGAGGCCCATAGCGAAGGAAATATTTTGATTCTGCTGGACATCACGCCGGATGAGTCAATGCAGCATGAAGGTATTGCCAGAGAAATAATTAACAGAGTACAGAAATTGAGGAAGAAGGCCCAGTTGGTACCTACTGATGCTGTTGATGTCTACTACGAGATAAAAGACTCCTCTAGCATGCTGAAGAAAGTCATTGACAGCTACAAAGAATTTATTGAGAGCACCACCAAGACACCGCAGCGTGAGTTGAAGGAGATGGCCAGCGATGCTGATGTTATTGTTGAAGAAATGCAGAAGATCAAGGGAGTGGACATGAACTTGGTGTTGGTCAAGAGAGCCGGCAGTGGAAGAAAGAGACGGAGCGACTCGTTCCTGAAGTTTGTTAATGTCAAGCTCGTTGACGTCCAGTCAGCTGATGCCAAGTCTGGCGAACTCGGAGTTGTTTTGCTCCAGAGTCCGAGAACTGGTGGCACCATTGGCTATCAGCAGCTCCGAGATGAGATTCGCGTCCTGTTTGGACTCTATGACAAAACATTCGAGCTGTATGATGAAAAGAACTCGCTCTCTGAGACGACGGATTTGTTGGCGCTGCACCGGAAGTGTATTCTGGTGGCCAACTCGTCAAAAACTGATGCTGGTGACGAGAAGGCCAGTGCTCCAGCTTGCGCGTTCGTTAACGTCAAGTGTGACAGCAAACAGATCACGGTGATGTTGGAAAATCCCCGAGGAAAATATCCAGTCAGCTCGGGGCAGCTGAAGAAAAAATTGGACTCTCTGTTTTCGGGATTTGAATTTCGGGTTCCTGATGCTGATTCTCTTGTTGCTCTGCTTGACGGATCGGTCTTGGAGccttctaaataattttttcttgggtttgtaaaaaaatatggcGGATTTCTATATATAGAGAAGAAGAATTGGgagtttgtttatttaaatttgaacgaggtatcaaataaattatttattactactttaaaataattttacaatgaaaataatattaattaaaagagtcttatttaataaatttaatttaagaaaaaaaaaaaaagaaaattaatctaaAATAACGGTgacgtaataatttttttttaactatttcttcataattaacaattattgttCAAAAATTACGTGACTTTTTCGTATAGATGGATAGTAGTacgaataaacaataaaaaatacaacattgttacatatatatattaatttttaatataactatttgaacattatgatgataatttatGTAGTGTTGATGACCGGACAAACTCAAACTTTTGCATAGATTTATTTgtagtttaataattaatttggccagtaattattttaattaatacagattattatttttcgactcataaataaacatttcaatagatttatataaattactcaatagcttttttttacaactaagtacaacaaaacaaatttgttttattcaatcacataaaatatttttttttctctctattttttatttaaatgctttaagcaaaaaaaaaaaaattacaagaaagCTGTCAATTGAcaattatattttctgattgtcttcaggaaaaaaattacctgaTACGATCATATAAATGGTCATTTATATCTGATCAAATATTGAAAGTTTccctatttaattatttatagacatgattatatatgaccatatctgatatatgataatatctgatatatatgatcatatgtcAGGTGTGATCATATATTGCTATATATACGGTCACGTATGGGTAATtctatctgatcagatatttGAAATCCCCCTATCTGATAATATTCACAAATacgtgatcatatatgattctaTTTGATATTAACATGGTTCTATCTGACAtcatatgtgatcatatataacATATTTTCATGGATATAATCACATATGGTAATTTATATCtgatcaaatattaaaaatcgccctatttaattatttatagacatgattatatatgaccatatctGATATATGACCATATCTGATATATGACCATATCTGATATATATCATATCTGACATCTGATCATATCTTGCTGAATATATGGTCACGTATGGGCAATTATACCTGATCAGATATTTAAAATCGTTTTATCTGATTGTTTATATAGACATGATTAGATATGACCACATTtgatatatgatcatatctgatatatatgatcatatgtcAGATGTGATCATACATTGCAATTTATATGGTCACGTATGGGCAATTATATAAAACCATATCTGACATCTAATCATATATTGCTAAATATATGGTCACATATGAGTAATtctatctgatcagatattttaaataacccTATCTGATAATATTCACAAATacgtgatcatatatgatcatatctgatatTAATATGGTTCTATCTGACAtcatatgtgatcatatataacATATTTTCATGGATATATTCACATATAGAcatttatatctgatcagatattcAAAACGTCCCTATCTGATAATATTCTTATAGACATGATCAAATATGGTCACACTTGGTGTCATATATGGGCATTTATGCCTGATCAGATACTAAAAATGGCCCtatgtaataatatttatacagacgtgattatatatgatcatatctgatatcatataatcatatctgacacatatgatcatatatttcCACTACATATTCAAATATTGAcatttatatctgatcagctattaaaaataatcatatctgatatcatatatgatcatatctgataCATAATCATGTATTGCCCCTATATAGTCACATATTGAcatttatatctgatcagatactAAAAATGGCCCtatgtattaatatttatacagacgtgatcatatatgaccatatctGATATCATATGATGATATCTGacacatatgatcatatatttcCACTACATattcaaatattgataatcatatctgatcagatattaaaaatgatcatatctgatatcatatacaatcatatctgatacataatcatatattGCTTTATATAGTCACATATTgacatttatatatgatcagatactAAAAATGGCCCtatgtattaatatttatacagacgtgatcatatatgaccatatctGATATCATATGATAATATCTGacacatatgatcatatatttcCACTACATattcaaatattgataatcatatctgatcagatattaaaaatgatcatatctgatatcatatacaatcatatctgatacataatcatatattGCCCTATATAGTCACATATTGAcatttatatctgatcagatattaAAAACGTCCACATCTGATATTATATGTGACCATATCTGATATTACGTATAACACGATCACATATATCAGATATAAAGCTATATCTACTCCTGTGACTTCATATATGACAGTAAATCAGATCAAAcatgattaaatatatcagatatgatcatatataaattatttactaaaattttcttgagaacagtattagtaaataattttttaaatacaaaaactgTCAACTGACAGCTCAAATTGacaccaaaaaattaaaaaaacaaaatcagtCGTGCAGCTGGTGCCTCGATACCGACAAAtgatttaaacataaaaatttataattccaCGACAGCAAattgttcataaaaaaaaaaaaattaaataattatttattcaacttctCTCAAGCTCTCTTGATcaggaaaaaaattaccaaagaGAGCCAGAGTAAACAATGCAGTGAGTGCATACAACGCCATGGTAGTTGTTACTGTAAATAGTTGGGCGTAATGATACCGTGAGTACCACGCGATAGCCAATACCAGAGTTAAAATACTGACTAATAATCTACTTAAATCCCACTCCTGGTGCAGTGAACTGATACCAGGACCATCACCGCccggtaaattttgaaatgactGATTACTGTTACCGTTACTTGAATACCGCGATGAACTTGTGCTCGATTGTGTCGATGTCGGTATCAGTGGCTGATGAACAAGACAATGGACAACACAATTATGAAACAGTCCACATTTTTCCAGTGTCTCACTGTCTGGTTGTAATACTTGTCCATTGAATACTAAGCGCACCCGCTTCTGGGCATCCAATTCAACTTGAAAATGTCGtctgcaataaataaattaatttattaaaaattctagaTCATCTACTAATTACTCTGGACTCGTCACCTTTTAAATTCACTCAACATTTCTTTCAAACGTCCGGTGACTATTTTCTGAtcatcatttataaatttcaacttAATCGTTATCTCATTGTCTTCATTGCAAATATCCTGAGGGGAGTCACCAGCTAGCGCTGGTTCAGGTCCTGACTGTTCAGCTTCGTCAGGTTTATCGCTATCACTGCTCGCTGATAACTTTACGGGTCTGTGCAATAAATTGCTGTCATCATTCAATGAATCCATAGCTTCTATAAGTACTTGCTCTGAAGTTGCTGTCCCTGTTGCCAGCGAACCTGTGGCTTCTGCCGTAGcttaaataagaaataaattcaatcTGCTGTCAAGTTTACACCAACAATGAGCGCGAATTTTACTGCAGGTCAATGTAAATTTACTAGCGCAATTTGAAGTCAAGttgacataaattttaaattaagcgacgtagaaaaaaaatcaacagcAGAAGTTACTTTCATATTGACGTCATTTAAtgtttaagtaaaaatttagtagTCAAATTGCGGCAGTAAATTTACATCAACTTTAAGATGGAAAATTCTTCAGAATGAGCGAAAATTTTACTGCAGATCAACGTAAATTTACTGGCGCAATTTGaagcaaaatttaatttttaaatctcccGCAAATTGACGTCATtgaattttgaagaaaaaatttaatagtcaAATTGCACCAGcaaatttacgtcaattttaagctgaaaatttttcagaatgaGCGAAAATTTTACTGCAGGTCAACGTAACTTTACTGGCGCAATTTGaagcaaaatttaatttttaaatttcctacgaaTTGACGTCATTGAattttgaagtaaaaattcagtGGTCAAATTGCACCAGCAAATTCACGTCAATTTaaggctgaaaatttttcagaatgaGCGAAAATTTTACTGCAGgttaatgtaaatttattgGCACAATTTGaagcaaaatttaatttttaaatctcccGCAAATTGACGTCATTGAattttgaagtaaaaatttagtagTCAAATTGCACCAGcaaatttacgtcaattttAAGCTGAAAATTCTTCAGAATGAGCGAAAATTTACTGGTACAATTTGaagcaaaatttaatttttaaatctcccGCAAATGGTagtcatttaattttgaagCAAAAATTTAGTCAGATTGCGGCAGCGGATTTACGTCAACTTGACATTCCACATGACTGTGATTAATTACCTTGTTGATTATCAACAGGACAATTTTCCTCGGGCTCATTACTGCTGCTATTACTTGGTACGATCGTTTCTTCACTCGACTCTTCTGCACTCGAATttctgttatcaataattctACTTGATGAATTATTGGCACGTAATTCAGCTATACGTGTACGTGTTCTATGCTGTAATATTAATACTGTACGTATCAATGGTTGTTCGGATATATTTGTTGAACACCATGCTATCCAACCAATTAATATCACACCAAcaacaatgaaaaaatctGTCACTTCATCACCAACTCCTTCAATTAAAGTCATTTttcagtttattattttttatctgtaaCAAATTATACTATCAATTTTTAtgacagtaaaaatatttgttttattattaataatgataaatataaaaatatgttattgatatatgtaataaatttattggaaaaaaaataataataataatgatttaatgaaagtattgaaaagtgGAAACCTACTTACTGGTAATTGctgttatatattttgtaatatcaatattgtagagaataaatatgaataatttaatattttatatttatattatagatttttatttatatctgaCACTTACAACTAGAAcgtaatataattttacaaactatatttattttaactgataaataatgatatatttggttattcttatatattattactcTATGGtcatagattttaatttaacatgaCATGCGTCAtcgcttattattatttttaattacaaattctACCGCCATTGCgctctttttaaaaattcccgcgctttttttaattttaatttttaaataaataaattaattaattaattaattgattgacagctggttaaaaatttatcactcattatcatatttgattaaaaattctgTCACCATTGCgctctttttaaaaattcccgcgctttttttttaatttaaatttttaaataaataaattaattaattaaatgattatttgGCAGCcggttaaaaatttatcacttattattatttttgttaaaaattctgTCACCATTGCgctctttttaaaaattcccgcgcttttttaaaattttaatttttaaataaataaattaatttaataaataattagttggCAGctggttaaaaatttatcactcaTTATTACATTCGATTAAAAATTCCGTTGCCATTGCgctctttttaaaaattcccgcgctttttttaaatttcaatttttaaataaataaataaattaattaattaaataaataattaattgacagctggttaaaaatttatcacttattattatttttgttaaaaattctgTCGCCATTGCgctctttttaaaaattcccgcgctttttttaaatttgaatttttaaataaaaataaacaaattaattaattaaataataaattgacagctgcctaaaaatttatgagaaatttttctatttaata includes these proteins:
- the LOC130674282 gene encoding transmembrane and ubiquitin-like domain-containing protein 1 is translated as MTLIEGVGDEVTDFFIVVGVILIGWIAWCSTNISEQPLIRTVLILQHRTRTRIAELRANNSSSRIIDNRNSSAEESSEETIVPSNSSSNEPEENCPVDNQQATAEATGSLATGTATSEQVLIEAMDSLNDDSNLLHRPVKLSASSDSDKPDEAEQSGPEPALAGDSPQDICNEDNEITIKLKFINDDQKIVTGRLKEMLSEFKRRHFQVELDAQKRVRLVFNGQVLQPDSETLEKCGLFHNCVVHCLVHQPLIPTSTQSSTSSSRYSSNGNSNQSFQNLPGGDGPGISSLHQEWDLSRLLVSILTLVLAIAWYSRYHYAQLFTVTTTMALYALTALFTLALFGNFFPDQESLREVE
- the LOC130674281 gene encoding isoleucine--tRNA ligase, cytoplasmic-like encodes the protein MREKLPETINFPQEEEKLLKFWADNDVFQNSLQLSKGRPRFSFYDGPPFATGLPHYGHILAGTIKDVVTRYAHQDGYYVERRFGWDTHGLPVEFEVEKALGIKGPEDVAKMGIDNYNKECRSIVMKYSGDWEKIVGRMGRWIDFKNDYKTLYPWFMESVWWVFKELYNKGLVYQGVKVMPFSTGCNTPLSNFEAGLNYKEVIDPSIYVAFPLKDEPGVSLIAWTTTPWTLPSNLALCCNQNFEYVLVKDKVSRKTYILLESALAQVYKSDDLYEIIGKKMGSELKGKRYEPPFNYFEHFRSQGAFQVLNDSYVTAETGTGIVHQAPYFGEDDYRCNLQAGIITKDQNPICPVDSCGKFTEQVKDFSGMYVKDADKEIIKVLLANGKCLKYAGCSHSYPYCWRSDTPLIYKAVPSWFIRVESIKDKLLSTTAETYWVPDYVKDKRFGNWLRDARDWAVSRNRYWGNPMPLWISDDKKEVVCVGSIAELEELTGTKVTDIHRESIDHLTIPSRRGPNFGVLKRIPEIFDCWFESGSMPYAQMHYPFDRVKDFEESFPADFIAEGIDQTRGWFYTLLVISTALFDKPPFKNLVCNGLVLAADGQKMSKSKKNYPDPMEIINRFGADALRLYLINSPVVRAENLRFKEEGVRDVIKDVFLPWFNAFRFLNQNIERFETEEKCKFVFHDDEMIKVSDNIMDKWILSFTQTLLKLLKEEMKAYKLYNVVPKLVKYIDNLTNWYVRMNRKRIKGDGGTKDCEHALNTLFYVIYTMVRINAPFTPFLSEFMYQRLLPWLPKTKNNESVHYQMIPAPREQLINEEIERAVYHMQTVIDLGRIVRDRKTIPVKYPLPEVVIIHQDPRILEEIVRLKSYILEELNVKEMTVTTDKQKYGVVLRAEPDHKTLGVRLRGEFKAMIKAIKELTDDQLQEFLVKKEIVVNQHVLEEEDLRLMFSFSGPTADQLSQRYEAHSEGNILILLDITPDESMQHEGIAREIINRVQKLRKKAQLVPTDAVDVYYEIKDSSSMLKKVIDSYKEFIESTTKTPQRELKEMASDADVIVEEMQKIKGVDMNLVLVKRAGSGRKRRSDSFLKFVNVKLVDVQSADAKSGELGVVLLQSPRTGGTIGYQQLRDEIRVLFGLYDKTFELYDEKNSLSETTDLLALHRKCILVANSSKTDAGDEKASAPACAFVNVKCDSKQITVMLENPRGKYPVSSGQLKKKLDSLFSGFEFRVPDADSLVALLDGSVLEPSK